A region from the Actinoplanes sp. OR16 genome encodes:
- the rplW gene encoding 50S ribosomal protein L23: protein MSTIADPRDIIVAPVVSEKSYSVLDQNWYTFLVHPDANKTQIKIAVQQIFNVRVLSVNTANREGKRKRTRTGWGQRKATKRAMVKLADGDRIEAFGGPVS from the coding sequence GTGAGCACGATCGCCGACCCGCGCGACATCATCGTCGCCCCGGTGGTCTCCGAGAAGAGCTACAGCGTTCTCGACCAGAACTGGTACACGTTCCTCGTCCACCCGGACGCGAACAAGACCCAGATCAAGATCGCTGTCCAGCAGATCTTCAACGTCCGCGTGCTGTCCGTGAACACCGCGAACCGCGAGGGCAAGCGCAAGCGCACCCGCACCGGATGGGGCCAGCGCAAGGCCACCAAGCGCGCGATGGTGAAGCTGGCTGACGGGGACCGTATCGAGGCCTTCGGCGGCCCGGTCAGCTAA
- the fusA gene encoding elongation factor G: MAAADALANVRNIGIMAHIDAGKTTTTERILFYTGITYKIGEVHEGAAVMDWMEQEQERGITITSAATKCEWKGHTIQIIDTPGHVDFTVEVERSLRVLDGAVAVYDGVAGVEPQTENVWRQADKYNVPRMCFVNKLDRTGADFFRCVQMMIDRLNATPLVLQIPIGLEGDHIGVVDLIEMRALTWRGETQKGEDYAIEEIPADLAEQAAEWREKLIETLADVDDAVMEKYLEGEEVSVDEIKAAIRRATIASKANPVLCGSAFKNKGVQPMLDAVVDFLPSPLDIPAIEGTATDGETPLLRKPSNSEPFSALAFKIQTDKHLGKLTYVRVYSGTLESGSQVVNSTKDRKERIGKIYQMHANKREERATAQAGDIIAVQGLKQTTTGDTLSDPANPVILESMTFPEPVIQVAIEPKTKSDQEKLGTAIQRLAEEDPTFRVFNDEETGQTIIAGMGELHLDILVDRMRREFNVEANIGKPQVAYRETIRGTVEKYTYVHKKQTGGSGQYAKVVVNVEPLSLEADGPTYEFVNAVTGGRIPKEFIPSVDAGAQDSLQYGVLAGYPLVGVKFTLVDGQYHEVDSSEMAFKIAGSMAMKEVARKADPALLEPMMSVEVTTPEDNMGDVIGDLNSRRGMIQSMEERHGARVVKALVPLSEMFGYVGDLRSKTAGRASYSMQFDSYAEVPQNVAKEIIAKATGA; encoded by the coding sequence GTGGCCGCCGCAGACGCGCTCGCCAATGTTCGCAACATCGGCATCATGGCGCACATCGACGCTGGTAAGACCACGACGACTGAGCGCATCCTGTTCTACACCGGCATCACGTACAAGATCGGTGAAGTCCACGAGGGCGCTGCCGTCATGGACTGGATGGAGCAGGAGCAGGAACGCGGTATCACCATCACCTCCGCCGCCACCAAGTGCGAGTGGAAGGGTCACACGATCCAGATCATCGACACGCCCGGCCACGTCGACTTCACGGTCGAGGTCGAGCGGTCGCTGCGTGTGCTCGACGGCGCGGTTGCGGTCTACGACGGCGTCGCCGGCGTGGAGCCGCAGACTGAGAACGTCTGGCGCCAGGCGGACAAGTACAACGTCCCCCGGATGTGCTTCGTCAACAAGCTCGACCGGACCGGTGCCGACTTCTTCCGCTGCGTGCAGATGATGATCGACCGGCTGAACGCCACCCCGCTGGTCCTCCAGATCCCGATCGGGCTCGAGGGTGACCACATCGGCGTCGTCGACCTGATCGAGATGCGTGCCCTCACCTGGCGTGGTGAGACCCAGAAGGGTGAGGACTACGCCATCGAGGAGATCCCCGCGGATCTCGCCGAGCAGGCGGCCGAGTGGCGCGAGAAGCTCATCGAGACCCTCGCCGACGTCGACGACGCGGTGATGGAGAAGTACCTCGAGGGCGAAGAGGTGTCGGTCGACGAGATCAAGGCCGCCATCCGGCGCGCCACGATCGCCAGCAAGGCCAACCCGGTCCTCTGTGGCTCGGCCTTCAAGAACAAGGGCGTTCAGCCCATGCTCGACGCGGTCGTCGACTTCCTCCCGTCGCCGCTGGACATCCCGGCGATCGAGGGCACCGCGACCGACGGCGAGACGCCGCTGCTGCGCAAGCCGTCGAACAGCGAGCCCTTCTCGGCGCTGGCCTTCAAGATCCAGACCGACAAGCACCTCGGCAAGCTGACCTACGTCCGCGTCTACTCGGGCACGCTCGAGTCCGGTTCCCAGGTGGTCAACTCCACCAAGGACCGCAAGGAGCGGATCGGCAAGATCTACCAGATGCACGCGAACAAGCGTGAGGAGCGCGCCACCGCGCAGGCCGGCGACATCATCGCCGTCCAGGGTCTCAAGCAGACCACCACCGGTGACACGCTCAGCGACCCGGCGAACCCGGTCATCCTGGAGTCGATGACCTTCCCGGAGCCGGTCATCCAGGTCGCCATCGAGCCGAAGACCAAGTCGGACCAGGAGAAGCTGGGCACCGCGATCCAGCGTCTCGCCGAGGAGGACCCGACCTTCCGGGTCTTCAACGACGAGGAGACCGGCCAGACGATCATCGCCGGCATGGGCGAGCTCCACCTGGACATCCTGGTGGACCGCATGCGCCGCGAGTTCAACGTCGAGGCCAACATCGGCAAGCCGCAGGTGGCGTACCGCGAGACGATCCGCGGCACCGTGGAGAAGTACACGTACGTCCACAAGAAGCAGACCGGTGGCTCCGGCCAGTACGCGAAGGTCGTCGTCAACGTCGAGCCGCTGTCGCTCGAGGCTGACGGCCCCACGTACGAGTTCGTGAACGCGGTGACCGGTGGTCGCATCCCCAAGGAGTTCATCCCCTCGGTGGACGCGGGCGCGCAGGACTCCCTGCAGTACGGCGTTCTCGCCGGTTACCCGCTGGTCGGCGTGAAGTTCACGCTGGTCGACGGTCAGTACCACGAGGTCGACTCGTCCGAGATGGCCTTCAAGATCGCCGGCTCCATGGCGATGAAGGAAGTGGCCCGCAAGGCCGATCCCGCGCTGCTGGAGCCGATGATGTCCGTCGAGGTCACCACCCCTGAGGACAACATGGGTGACGTCATCGGCGACCTCAACTCCCGTCGTGGCATGATCCAGTCGATGGAGGAGCGTCACGGCGCTCGCGTCGTCAAGGCTCTGGTGCCGCTCTCGGAGATGTTCGGCTACGTCGGAGACCTTCGGTCGAAGACCGCCGGCCGGGCCAGCTACAGCATGCAGTTCGACTCCTACGCCGAGGTTCCGCAGAACGTGGCGAAGGAGATCATCGCTAAGGCCACCGGCGCCTGA
- the rplB gene encoding 50S ribosomal protein L2, with protein MAIRKYKPTTPGRRGSSVADFAEITRSTPEKSLLVPLPKKGGRNVHGRITTRHQGGGHKRQYRLIDFKRNDKDGVPAKVAHIEYDPNRTARIALLHYADGEKRYIVAPKDLKQGDRVESGVGADIKPGNNLPLRNIPVGTTVHNVELRPGGGAKLARSAGVGIQLLGREGVYATLRMPSGEIRRVDVRCRATVGEIGNADQSNINWGKAGRMRWKGKRPTVRGVAMNPVDHPHGGGEGKTSGGRHPVNPAGKPEGRTRRKGQPSDKLIVRRRYATRKRG; from the coding sequence ATGGCTATCCGTAAGTACAAGCCGACCACGCCGGGCCGTCGCGGCTCGAGCGTCGCCGACTTCGCTGAGATCACCCGGTCGACGCCGGAGAAGTCTCTGCTGGTTCCGCTGCCCAAGAAGGGCGGCCGCAACGTCCACGGCCGGATCACCACCCGGCACCAGGGCGGTGGCCACAAGCGCCAGTACCGGCTGATCGACTTCAAGCGGAACGACAAGGACGGCGTGCCGGCCAAGGTCGCTCACATCGAGTACGACCCCAACCGCACCGCTCGCATCGCGCTGCTCCACTACGCGGACGGCGAGAAGCGCTACATCGTGGCGCCGAAGGACCTCAAGCAGGGTGACCGGGTCGAGTCCGGCGTCGGCGCCGACATCAAGCCCGGCAACAACCTGCCCCTGCGCAACATCCCGGTCGGTACGACGGTCCACAACGTGGAGCTTCGTCCCGGCGGTGGCGCCAAGCTGGCCCGCTCGGCCGGCGTCGGCATCCAGCTGCTCGGTCGCGAGGGTGTGTACGCCACGCTGCGTATGCCCTCCGGCGAAATCCGTCGCGTCGACGTGCGCTGCCGCGCCACCGTCGGCGAGATCGGTAACGCCGACCAGTCGAACATCAACTGGGGCAAGGCTGGTCGTATGCGGTGGAAGGGCAAGCGCCCGACCGTCCGTGGTGTCGCCATGAACCCCGTCGACCACCCGCACGGTGGTGGTGAGGGTAAGACCTCGGGTGGTCGCCACCCGGTGAACCCGGCGGGTAAGCCTGAGGGCCGTACCCGTCGCAAGGGCCAGCCGAGCGACAAGCTGATCGTTCGCCGCCGCTACGCCACCCGCAAGCGCGGGTAA
- the rpsG gene encoding 30S ribosomal protein S7, producing MPRKGPAPRHPVVADPVYNSPLVTQLVNKILIGGKRQLAERIVYGALEGARDKSGGTDPVVILKRAMDNVKPTLEVRSRRVGGATYQVPVEVRTPRQTTLGLRWLVQYSKARREKTMIERLQNELLDASNGLGAAVKRREDTHKMAESNKAFAHYRW from the coding sequence ATGCCGCGTAAGGGACCCGCTCCGCGCCACCCTGTGGTCGCAGACCCGGTGTACAACTCCCCGCTGGTAACGCAGCTGGTCAACAAGATCCTGATCGGCGGCAAGCGTCAGCTCGCCGAGCGCATCGTCTACGGCGCTCTCGAGGGTGCTCGTGACAAGAGCGGTGGCACCGACCCGGTGGTCATCCTCAAGCGCGCCATGGACAACGTCAAGCCGACCCTCGAGGTCCGCAGCCGCCGTGTCGGTGGCGCGACCTACCAGGTTCCGGTCGAGGTCCGCACCCCGCGTCAGACCACCCTCGGTCTCCGCTGGCTGGTCCAGTACTCGAAGGCCCGCCGCGAGAAGACCATGATCGAGCGTCTCCAGAACGAGCTGCTCGACGCCAGCAACGGCCTCGGTGCTGCTGTCAAGCGGCGCGAGGACACTCACAAGATGGCGGAGTCCAACAAGGCCTTCGCGCACTACCGCTGGTAA
- the rpsJ gene encoding 30S ribosomal protein S10, whose product MAGQKIRIRLKAYDHEVVDSSARKIVETVTRTGAQVAGPVPLPTEINRFCVIRSPHKYKDSREHFEMRTHKRLIDIIDPTPKTVDSLMRLDLPAGVDIEIKL is encoded by the coding sequence ATGGCGGGACAGAAGATCCGCATCCGGCTCAAGGCCTATGACCACGAGGTCGTCGACTCCTCGGCGCGGAAGATCGTCGAGACGGTGACGCGTACCGGGGCGCAGGTCGCGGGCCCGGTGCCGCTGCCCACGGAGATCAACCGTTTCTGCGTGATCCGTTCGCCGCACAAGTACAAGGACTCGCGCGAGCACTTCGAGATGCGCACGCACAAGCGTCTGATCGACATCATCGACCCGACTCCGAAGACGGTCGACTCGCTCATGCGCCTCGACCTGCCGGCTGGCGTCGACATCGAGATCAAGCTGTAG
- the rplC gene encoding 50S ribosomal protein L3 encodes MDRQVKGILGAKLGMTQVWDNNKVVPVTVVQAGPCVVTQVRTDEKDGYSAVQLAYGSIDPRKVNKPEAGHFAKASVSPRRHLVELRTNDAGEYELGQEVTVDAFAAGAAIDVTGKTRGKGYAGVMKRHGFHGLRASHGVERKHRSPGSIGACATPGRVFKGVRMAGRMGGRRFTVQNLTIQAVDTERNLILVKGAVPGPKGALILVRTAAKKGGAK; translated from the coding sequence ATGGACAGGCAAGTTAAGGGGATCCTGGGCGCCAAGCTCGGCATGACCCAGGTCTGGGACAACAACAAGGTCGTCCCGGTGACCGTGGTTCAGGCCGGCCCGTGCGTCGTGACCCAGGTCCGCACCGATGAGAAGGACGGCTACTCCGCTGTCCAGCTGGCGTACGGCTCGATCGACCCGCGTAAGGTCAACAAGCCTGAGGCCGGCCACTTCGCCAAGGCGAGTGTGTCGCCGCGGCGCCACCTCGTGGAGCTGCGCACCAACGACGCCGGCGAATACGAGCTCGGCCAGGAAGTCACCGTCGACGCCTTCGCTGCGGGCGCGGCCATCGACGTGACCGGCAAGACCAGGGGTAAGGGCTACGCCGGTGTCATGAAGCGGCACGGCTTCCACGGTCTTCGCGCCAGCCACGGTGTCGAGCGCAAGCACCGCTCGCCCGGCTCGATCGGCGCCTGCGCCACCCCCGGCCGCGTCTTCAAGGGCGTCCGGATGGCGGGCCGTATGGGTGGCCGTCGCTTCACCGTGCAGAACCTGACCATCCAGGCGGTCGACACCGAGCGCAACCTGATCCTGGTCAAGGGCGCGGTGCCCGGCCCCAAGGGCGCGCTGATCCTGGTTCGTACCGCGGCTAAGAAGGGCGGTGCCAAGTGA
- a CDS encoding DNA-directed RNA polymerase subunit beta', producing MLDVNFFDELRIGLATADDIRQWSHGEVKKPETINYRTLKPEKDGLFCEKIFGPQRDWECYCGKYKRVRFKGIICERCGVEVTRSKVRRERMGHIELAASVTHIWYFKGVPSRLGYLLDLAPKDLEKIIYFASYVVTSVDAEARHRDMSTIENEIFAEKRQSENGRDSEIEKRAAKLEQDLAELEAEGAKADVRRKVKEAGEREMRQIRDKAQREIDRLDEVLDTFRKLDSKQLVTDELLYRELRDRFGEYFTGGMGAEAIKALLENMDLDAEAENLREIIRTGKGQRKIRALKRLKVVAAFLNTRNSPLGMVLDCVPVIPPDLRPMVQLDGGRFATSDLNDLYRRVINRNNRLKRLIDLGAPEIIVNNEKRMLQEAVDALFDNGRRGRPVTGPGNRPLKSLSDMLKGKQGRFRQNLLGKRVDYSGRSVIVVGPRLKLHQCGLPKQMALELFKPFVMKRLVDLNHAQNIKSAKRMVERQRPVVWDVLEEVISEHPVLLNRAPTLHRLGIQAFEPQLVEGKAIQIHPLVCTAFNADFDGDQMAVHVPLSAEAQAEARILMLSSNNILKPADGKPVTMPTQDMVIGLYHLTHLTAGAKGEGRVFSSDAEARMAYDNGELHLQAPIKLRLRDVIGVDNGAKGEKWEAPEDWTEGEPVLVETTLGRVIFNETLPVGYRYVNYEIRKGQLSAIVNDLAERFPKVVLAATLDALKEAGFHWATWSGVTIGMGDVIGPPRKPEILARYQVEADRIDKQYQRGLMTAEERRGELIEIWTKATNEISKEMETALPQENPLWVMINSGARGNLLQLRQIAAIRGLVANPKGEIIPRPITSSYREGLTVLEYFISTHGARKGLADTALRTADSGYLTRRLVDVSQDVIIREEDCGTERAIPMQVSEREPDGTLVVHTHAETGVHARTLADDIDDANGNRVVSRGDDLNSIMVDALVAAGVETVRVRSVLTCESKLGVCAACYGRSLPTGKAVDIGEAVGIIAAQSIGEPGTQLTMRTFHTGGVAGEDITQGLPRVQEIFEARVPKGKAPIADTPGRVRIEDGERSRKIIVVPDDGSEEIVYDKISKRVKLRIPDGGHVGVGEKLTEGTIDPHELLRIMGPRAVQVHLTSEVQEVYRSQGVLIHDKHIEIIIRQMLKRVTVIDSGAAEFLPGILVDRALFESENRRIVGEGGEPAAGRPVLMGITKASLATDSWLSAASFQETTRVLTDAAINSRSDSLVGLKENVIIGKLIPAGTGISKYRNIRVEPTEEAKAKVYSMTGYPETDYGFGPASGQAVPLDDFDFGSYR from the coding sequence GTGCTCGACGTCAACTTCTTCGACGAGTTGCGCATCGGCCTTGCTACCGCTGACGACATCCGGCAGTGGTCGCACGGCGAGGTCAAGAAGCCCGAGACGATCAACTACCGCACCCTCAAGCCCGAGAAGGACGGACTCTTCTGCGAGAAGATCTTCGGTCCGCAGCGGGACTGGGAGTGCTACTGCGGCAAGTACAAGCGGGTCCGGTTCAAGGGCATCATCTGTGAGCGCTGCGGCGTCGAGGTGACTCGGTCCAAGGTCCGCCGTGAGCGCATGGGTCACATCGAGCTGGCCGCGTCGGTGACCCACATCTGGTACTTCAAGGGCGTTCCGAGCCGGCTGGGCTACCTGCTGGACCTCGCCCCCAAGGACCTCGAGAAGATCATTTACTTCGCTTCGTACGTCGTGACGAGCGTTGACGCCGAGGCGCGTCACCGCGACATGTCCACGATCGAGAACGAGATCTTCGCCGAGAAGCGCCAGTCCGAGAACGGCCGCGACTCCGAGATCGAGAAGCGGGCCGCCAAGCTGGAGCAGGACCTCGCCGAGCTCGAGGCCGAGGGCGCCAAGGCCGACGTGCGCCGCAAGGTCAAGGAAGCCGGCGAGCGCGAGATGCGCCAGATCCGCGACAAGGCGCAGCGCGAGATCGACCGGCTCGACGAGGTGCTGGACACCTTCCGCAAGCTCGACTCCAAGCAGCTGGTCACCGACGAGCTGCTCTACCGCGAGCTCCGGGACCGCTTCGGTGAGTACTTCACCGGCGGCATGGGCGCGGAGGCCATCAAGGCCCTGCTCGAGAACATGGACCTGGACGCCGAGGCGGAGAACCTCCGGGAGATCATCCGCACCGGTAAGGGCCAGCGGAAGATCCGGGCGCTCAAGCGGCTCAAGGTCGTGGCGGCGTTCCTGAACACCCGCAACTCGCCGCTCGGCATGGTGCTGGACTGCGTCCCGGTCATCCCGCCGGACCTGCGCCCGATGGTGCAGCTCGACGGTGGCCGCTTCGCCACGTCCGACCTGAACGACCTGTACCGCCGCGTCATCAACCGCAACAACCGCCTCAAGCGACTGATCGACCTCGGCGCGCCCGAGATCATCGTCAACAACGAGAAGCGGATGCTGCAGGAGGCCGTCGACGCGCTGTTCGACAACGGCCGCCGTGGCCGGCCGGTCACCGGTCCGGGTAACCGCCCGCTCAAGTCGCTCTCCGACATGCTCAAGGGCAAGCAGGGCCGGTTCCGTCAGAACCTGCTCGGCAAGCGCGTGGACTACTCCGGCCGTTCCGTCATCGTCGTCGGCCCCCGGCTCAAGCTGCACCAGTGCGGCCTGCCGAAGCAGATGGCGCTGGAGCTGTTCAAGCCGTTCGTGATGAAGCGCCTGGTCGACCTGAACCACGCGCAGAACATCAAGTCGGCCAAGCGGATGGTCGAGCGTCAGCGCCCGGTCGTGTGGGACGTGCTGGAGGAGGTCATCAGCGAGCACCCCGTGCTGCTGAACCGTGCTCCGACCCTGCACCGCCTCGGCATCCAGGCCTTCGAGCCGCAGCTGGTCGAGGGCAAGGCCATCCAGATCCACCCGCTCGTGTGTACGGCGTTCAACGCCGACTTCGACGGTGACCAGATGGCGGTCCACGTGCCGCTGTCCGCCGAGGCCCAGGCCGAGGCGCGGATCCTGATGCTGTCGTCGAACAACATCCTCAAGCCGGCCGACGGCAAGCCGGTCACCATGCCCACCCAGGACATGGTCATCGGTCTGTACCACCTGACCCACCTCACGGCGGGCGCCAAGGGCGAGGGCCGGGTGTTCAGCTCGGACGCCGAGGCCCGGATGGCGTACGACAACGGCGAGCTGCACCTGCAGGCGCCGATCAAGCTGCGTCTCCGCGACGTCATCGGTGTCGACAACGGCGCCAAGGGCGAGAAGTGGGAGGCTCCGGAGGACTGGACCGAGGGCGAACCCGTCCTGGTCGAGACCACCCTGGGCCGCGTGATCTTCAACGAGACGCTGCCGGTCGGGTACCGGTACGTCAACTACGAGATCCGCAAGGGTCAGCTGTCGGCGATCGTCAACGACCTCGCCGAGCGCTTCCCGAAGGTCGTCCTCGCGGCGACCCTGGACGCGCTCAAGGAGGCCGGCTTCCACTGGGCCACCTGGTCCGGTGTGACGATCGGCATGGGCGACGTCATCGGTCCTCCGCGCAAGCCGGAGATCCTGGCCCGCTACCAGGTCGAGGCCGACCGCATCGACAAGCAGTACCAGCGTGGTCTGATGACCGCCGAGGAGCGTCGCGGCGAGCTCATCGAGATCTGGACCAAGGCGACCAACGAGATCTCCAAGGAGATGGAGACCGCGCTGCCGCAGGAGAACCCGCTCTGGGTGATGATCAACTCCGGCGCTCGCGGTAACCTGCTCCAGCTCCGGCAGATCGCCGCGATCCGTGGTCTGGTGGCCAACCCCAAGGGTGAGATCATCCCGCGGCCGATCACCTCGTCGTACCGCGAGGGTCTGACCGTCCTGGAGTACTTCATCTCCACCCACGGTGCTCGCAAGGGTCTTGCCGACACCGCGCTGCGTACCGCCGACTCGGGTTACCTGACCCGTCGTCTGGTGGACGTGTCGCAGGACGTCATCATCCGCGAGGAGGACTGCGGCACCGAGCGCGCGATCCCGATGCAGGTGAGCGAGCGGGAGCCGGACGGCACCCTGGTCGTGCACACGCACGCGGAGACCGGTGTCCACGCCCGCACGCTGGCCGACGACATCGACGACGCCAACGGCAACCGTGTGGTGTCGCGCGGCGACGACCTCAACTCGATCATGGTGGACGCGCTCGTCGCGGCCGGCGTCGAGACGGTCCGGGTGCGCAGCGTCCTGACCTGTGAGTCGAAGCTCGGCGTCTGCGCGGCCTGCTACGGCCGTTCGCTGCCGACCGGCAAGGCGGTCGACATCGGCGAGGCCGTCGGCATCATCGCGGCTCAGTCCATCGGTGAGCCCGGCACGCAGCTGACGATGCGTACCTTCCACACCGGTGGTGTCGCGGGTGAGGACATCACCCAGGGTCTGCCGCGTGTCCAGGAGATCTTCGAGGCTCGCGTCCCCAAGGGCAAGGCGCCCATCGCCGACACCCCGGGTCGCGTCCGCATCGAGGACGGCGAGCGCTCGCGCAAGATCATCGTGGTGCCGGACGACGGCAGCGAGGAGATCGTGTACGACAAGATCTCCAAGCGCGTCAAGCTGCGCATCCCGGACGGCGGCCACGTCGGCGTCGGCGAGAAGCTCACCGAGGGCACCATCGACCCGCACGAGCTGCTGCGCATCATGGGCCCGCGCGCGGTCCAGGTCCACCTGACCAGTGAGGTCCAGGAGGTCTACCGCTCGCAGGGTGTGCTCATCCACGACAAGCACATCGAGATCATCATCCGCCAGATGCTCAAGCGGGTGACGGTCATCGACTCGGGCGCCGCGGAGTTCCTCCCCGGCATCCTGGTCGACCGTGCGCTGTTCGAGTCGGAGAACCGCCGGATCGTCGGCGAGGGTGGCGAGCCCGCCGCCGGCCGTCCGGTGCTGATGGGTATCACCAAGGCCTCGCTGGCCACCGACTCGTGGCTCTCCGCGGCCTCCTTCCAGGAGACCACCCGGGTGCTCACCGACGCTGCGATCAACTCGCGCAGCGACTCGCTGGTGGGCCTCAAGGAGAACGTCATCATCGGTAAGCTCATCCCGGCCGGTACCGGTATCAGCAAGTACCGGAACATCCGGGTCGAGCCGACCGAGGAGGCCAAGGCCAAGGTGTACTCGATGACCGGGTACCCCGAGACCGACTACGGCTTCGGGCCGGCCAGTGGCCAGGCTGTGCCGCTGGACGACTTCGACTTCGGGTCGTACCGCTAA
- the rpsL gene encoding 30S ribosomal protein S12 yields the protein MPTIQQLVRKGRQAKTSKTKTPALKGSPQRRGVCTRVYTTTPKKPNSALRKVARVKLSSQIEVTAYIPGVGHNLQEHSIVLVRGGRVKDLPGVRYKIVRGSLDTQGVRNRKQARSRYGAKKEKS from the coding sequence GTGCCCACGATCCAGCAGCTGGTCCGCAAGGGCCGCCAGGCGAAGACGAGCAAGACGAAGACGCCGGCGCTGAAGGGAAGCCCTCAGCGGCGCGGCGTGTGCACGCGCGTGTACACCACTACCCCCAAGAAGCCGAACTCTGCGCTGCGCAAGGTCGCTCGTGTGAAGCTGAGCAGCCAGATCGAGGTGACGGCGTACATCCCGGGCGTCGGCCACAACCTCCAGGAGCACTCCATCGTGCTTGTGCGTGGCGGTCGAGTTAAGGACCTTCCGGGCGTCCGCTACAAGATCGTTCGTGGTTCGCTGGACACCCAGGGTGTCCGCAACCGCAAGCAGGCCCGCAGCCGTTACGGCGCGAAGAAGGAGAAGAGCTGA
- the rplD gene encoding 50S ribosomal protein L4 has translation MSSVDVINAEGNKAGSVELPGNVFDVQANIPLMHQVVVAQLAAARQGTAKAKTRGEVAGGGKKPYKQKGTGRARQGSIRAPQFTGGGVVHGPVPRDYSQRTPKKMKAAALRGALSDRARDGRVFVVESFVTGEKPSTKAAITTLRKVAQTTKVLVVLDSQDELNWVSLRNEPTVHLIEAGQLNTYDVLVADEVVFTKVALDEFLGGSASTSEEGDK, from the coding sequence GTGAGCTCGGTTGACGTGATCAACGCTGAGGGCAACAAGGCCGGCTCGGTCGAGCTGCCGGGCAACGTCTTCGACGTTCAGGCGAACATCCCGCTGATGCACCAGGTCGTCGTGGCGCAGCTCGCCGCGGCCCGCCAGGGCACGGCGAAGGCGAAGACCCGCGGCGAGGTCGCCGGCGGCGGCAAGAAGCCGTACAAGCAGAAGGGCACCGGTCGCGCCCGTCAGGGCTCGATCCGCGCGCCGCAGTTCACCGGTGGTGGCGTCGTGCACGGCCCCGTGCCGCGCGACTACAGCCAGCGGACCCCCAAGAAGATGAAGGCCGCCGCGCTCCGTGGCGCCCTCTCGGACCGGGCCCGGGACGGCCGCGTGTTCGTCGTCGAGTCCTTCGTCACCGGCGAGAAGCCGTCGACCAAGGCCGCGATCACGACGCTGCGCAAGGTCGCCCAGACGACCAAGGTTCTCGTCGTCCTGGACAGCCAGGACGAGCTGAACTGGGTCTCGCTGCGTAACGAGCCGACCGTGCACCTCATCGAGGCCGGCCAGCTGAACACCTACGACGTGCTGGTCGCGGACGAGGTTGTCTTCACGAAGGTCGCGCTCGACGAGTTCCTGGGCGGTTCCGCCTCGACGTCCGAGGAGGGCGACAAGTGA
- the tuf gene encoding elongation factor Tu, translated as MAKAKFERTKPHVNIGTIGHIDHGKTTLTAAITKVLHDEYPDLNPYTPFDEIDKAPEEKARGITISIAHVEYQTASRHYAHVDCPGHADYIKNMITGAAQMDGAILVVAATDGPMPQTKEHVLLARQVGVPYIVVALNKSDMVEDEELLELVELEVRELLSTYEFPGDDLPVVRVSALKALEGDPEWTGKLLELMNAVDTAIPQPERETEKPFLMPIEDVFTITGRGTVVTGRAERGILKPNEEVEIVGIREKSTKTVCTGIEMFRKLLDEARAGENVGLLLRGIKREDVERGMVVVKPGTSTPHTEFEGQVYILSKEEGGRHTPFFQNYRPQFYFRTTDVTGVVTLPEGTEMVMPGDSTSMSVKLIQPIAMEQGLKFAIREGGRTVGAGTVTKINV; from the coding sequence GTGGCGAAGGCGAAGTTCGAGCGGACTAAGCCGCACGTCAACATCGGCACCATTGGTCACATCGACCACGGTAAGACGACGCTGACTGCGGCCATCACGAAGGTCCTGCACGACGAGTACCCGGACCTCAACCCCTACACGCCGTTCGACGAGATCGACAAGGCGCCGGAGGAGAAGGCCCGCGGCATCACGATCTCGATCGCGCACGTCGAGTACCAGACCGCGTCGCGTCACTACGCGCACGTGGACTGCCCCGGCCACGCCGACTACATCAAGAACATGATCACCGGTGCCGCGCAGATGGACGGCGCGATCCTGGTGGTCGCCGCGACCGACGGCCCGATGCCGCAGACCAAGGAGCACGTGCTCCTGGCCCGCCAGGTCGGCGTTCCGTACATCGTCGTCGCCCTGAACAAGAGCGACATGGTCGAGGACGAGGAGCTCCTGGAGCTCGTCGAGCTCGAGGTTCGCGAGCTGCTCAGCACCTACGAGTTCCCGGGCGACGACCTGCCGGTCGTTCGCGTGTCGGCGCTCAAGGCCCTCGAGGGCGACCCGGAGTGGACCGGCAAGCTCCTCGAGCTGATGAACGCGGTCGACACCGCGATCCCGCAGCCCGAGCGTGAGACCGAGAAGCCGTTCCTCATGCCGATCGAGGACGTCTTCACGATCACCGGTCGTGGCACCGTGGTGACCGGTCGCGCCGAGCGCGGCATCCTCAAGCCGAACGAGGAGGTCGAGATCGTCGGTATCCGCGAGAAGTCGACCAAGACCGTTTGCACCGGCATCGAGATGTTCCGCAAGCTGCTCGACGAGGCCCGCGCGGGTGAGAACGTCGGTCTGCTGCTCCGCGGCATCAAGCGCGAGGACGTCGAGCGCGGCATGGTCGTTGTGAAGCCGGGCACCTCTACTCCTCACACGGAGTTCGAGGGCCAGGTCTACATCCTCTCGAAGGAGGAGGGCGGCCGTCACACGCCGTTCTTCCAGAACTACCGCCCGCAGTTCTACTTCCGTACCACGGACGTCACCGGCGTCGTCACGCTGCCCGAGGGCACCGAGATGGTCATGCCGGGCGACTCCACCTCCATGTCCGTGAAGCTGATCCAGCCGATCGCCATGGAGCAGGGCCTGAAGTTCGCGATCCGTGAGGGTGGCCGCACCGTCGGCGCCGGCACGGTCACGAAGATCAACGTTTAA